CGCTTGAGCTTTGTGCTTTCTATCGATGGATTTGTTCTCCtaatatttatgttttaatCATACACGGTATAGTTGCACATATGTAATCTCAATAAAAGCAATTTTGATTGATTGTGATACAAATAGCTAAACAAGTAAATAATAATtagaacacacacacacacacgtataTAATTCATTCAAGGAAACATGGATTAAATCTCGTGAATTTtaattaaacccaaaatcaaaCATCGCAAGAACACACAAATCCATTGATCATCGTGTTTTTCAAACATACGGTATCGAGTTCGCCTCCAGCAGAAGAAGAGAATTCCAGGATCGGGCGCGGCGCTTATCTTCGAGGCTTCATTAATTTCTTCAACACACAGGGAGAGACTAATTTGCTTGCGTAAGCCTTGCGTCATCTCAAATTCTCACAATCTTGGCGGCTTTAACCACCGGATTCTCCTTCGCGATTGCCTCTCTCCCGGCGGATTTGTAATCGTAGCTGCAGTCGTGCCGGTCGGAGTACCGATGATCGGCGCAGAATATCTCGCCGCACCGGCACCTGAACCCGGTCAAACCGACCTTCCTCCGGCAGCCGGAACACCTGTTGACCTCTCTCTTCACCGGCTGCGCAGCCTCCGTCAACACCTCTGTTTTCGGATCTCCAATCGTTTCAGCCGGATTCGAGGTCCTCCCCGGAGAAAACTTAACGGATGATCCAGATCTAACGGCCTCCTCTCCAAACACGTGATTTATCAGCTTCGACCCAGCTCCTGACGCCACAGGAGCAGCGGCGGAGGTATAAACAGCTCCGGCGGCGCTTAAACATTTCTGGCAGAGATTATTCCCGGAGTTATTACCAGCAACACCGCATCTGACGCACAAAACGATCGTTTCAGGTACGACCTTGAATTCAGCCTCCTCTTTCTCCGTTTTCTGCGCCATAAAActccaaatttcaaagaaaagaaTCAAAATCCCCCCCTTCTGTTCAACAATAATCAGATCAaccaaattcaagaaaaaataacCGATGGAGGATTTCGAGAATGGATGGATTAGAAACGAAGGCAGGGGGAGGGGTAGCGGGGGGAATTTGAAGGGGGGAAAGTCGGCAATGGTGAAGCAAAGATGACCACATAGATACGCGTACCAGCCAACTTGGTGGGGGTGAATTGACGCAAATGACCTTGTGATTTTTCGGTGGGGTTGTCTCTCGATTAGCTCTGACGTGTTATTGCATGCAAAAGCGTCACCATTGGCGGATTTTTTAATGTTGATGGTGACACCCGCACATTTTTCTCTCAatagttttattattattattattattatttaaatatgagtCTATGTGATATTAGAAAAACtacaaataatatttaattctcATTTTATATTCTTATGATTGATCAATACTTAGTGTACCGACGTATtttacaaaattttataaagtttatctagtttatatttaaataaaaaatataattataagaaatactgagaaattatatgataattctgatatatgaatttaaaaaataaatagaaaaaatgaaaaaaaatcaaaataggaATTAAATCTACAACTCGATGCTCAGGAAAATAAAACTCTATCCGCTTAATTACACATG
This region of Primulina eburnea isolate SZY01 chromosome 14, ASM2296580v1, whole genome shotgun sequence genomic DNA includes:
- the LOC140812199 gene encoding zinc finger A20 and AN1 domain-containing stress-associated protein 5-like, giving the protein MAQKTEKEEAEFKVVPETIVLCVRCGVAGNNSGNNLCQKCLSAAGAVYTSAAAPVASGAGSKLINHVFGEEAVRSGSSVKFSPGRTSNPAETIGDPKTEVLTEAAQPVKREVNRCSGCRRKVGLTGFRCRCGEIFCADHRYSDRHDCSYDYKSAGREAIAKENPVVKAAKIVRI